In Hyphomicrobiales bacterium, a single window of DNA contains:
- a CDS encoding phosphatase PAP2 family protein, producing the protein MDHIQPYLDYFSANPGWAIVIIFLIAFGEALLIIGLFVPSTVVLVGAGTLVGTGHLDFWQVFLATILGAIAGDQVSYWAGRLYGDRLKTFWPLSRYPALVAKGEDFVRNHGGKSIAIGRFVPGVKAVVPGIVGMLGMSQPFFIFVNVTSGVFWAAAHVFPGVLIGQGLALAGEFSGRLTFLLVLLLVALGVLGWVIRLLSAGLFTPWIRRALSGLSRRAKSQNSRPFYRLGRKLSPDHPKAVRIVALGLTLLVAAAIVLYLIIRAGTLDAASNLDQSVHGLLAELRNAPGDMLMTRISMMGESPVLLMLCAAMALWLFAHRAWRTALGIVLAVAVEQALVLSMKVYFARPRPMLLPPEAIESPLSFPSSHAALSMLSFGLLAVVAGHAMGRWSKAVVYSLAGMVVFLIAFSRLYLGVHWLGDVLAGVALAGVITTVFGVALEAWPARRIRPLGMIGVSLFAWLLAAGMNIEMNGNAREASYAPPLATQTYNVTEWTTAAWTHVPTRRVDLSGKSGDPFVAQWVGPLDRLEQNLTTQGFEILPPWTWTAALAYSDPHAPFDAVPPRPLLHEGLQARLTAVKKDPALPDGRLVLRVFKTGSAVTLQGHEEPVFALSLLEEVNAPRFKLFTLPRSGPAPDGATVRLLAGLPGTVVAGVPTGTNAGPVILAAP; encoded by the coding sequence ATGGACCATATCCAGCCTTACCTCGACTATTTTTCTGCCAACCCTGGTTGGGCCATTGTCATCATCTTCCTGATCGCATTCGGCGAGGCGTTGCTGATCATCGGCCTGTTCGTGCCATCGACCGTTGTGCTGGTGGGCGCAGGCACGCTGGTGGGTACGGGCCATCTCGATTTCTGGCAGGTTTTCCTGGCGACGATTCTCGGCGCCATTGCCGGCGATCAGGTCTCCTATTGGGCCGGCAGGCTCTACGGCGACCGCCTCAAGACCTTCTGGCCTCTGAGCCGCTATCCGGCACTGGTCGCCAAAGGCGAAGACTTTGTCCGCAATCATGGCGGCAAGTCGATTGCCATTGGCCGTTTCGTCCCCGGCGTGAAGGCTGTGGTCCCGGGCATCGTCGGCATGTTGGGCATGAGCCAGCCCTTCTTCATTTTCGTGAATGTGACGAGCGGCGTGTTCTGGGCCGCGGCCCACGTCTTTCCCGGCGTACTGATCGGGCAGGGGCTGGCGCTTGCGGGCGAATTCAGCGGACGCCTCACGTTCCTTCTCGTACTGCTGCTCGTGGCGCTCGGCGTGCTGGGCTGGGTGATCCGCCTTCTTTCCGCGGGATTGTTCACGCCATGGATACGCCGCGCCCTGTCGGGGCTCTCGCGCCGCGCCAAGTCGCAGAATTCCCGGCCCTTCTACAGGCTGGGCCGCAAGCTCTCGCCCGATCATCCCAAGGCGGTGCGGATCGTGGCGTTGGGCCTGACTTTGCTCGTTGCAGCGGCGATCGTGCTCTATCTCATCATCCGCGCCGGCACGCTGGACGCCGCCTCCAATCTCGACCAGTCGGTCCATGGCCTCCTTGCGGAACTTCGCAACGCGCCCGGCGACATGCTGATGACGCGCATCTCGATGATGGGTGAATCACCGGTGCTTTTGATGCTCTGCGCCGCCATGGCGCTGTGGTTGTTCGCCCATCGCGCCTGGCGCACCGCGCTTGGCATTGTGCTGGCCGTGGCTGTGGAGCAGGCCCTCGTCCTGTCGATGAAGGTCTATTTCGCCCGGCCGCGTCCCATGCTGCTGCCGCCGGAAGCAATCGAATCGCCCCTCAGCTTTCCGAGCAGCCACGCTGCGCTGTCCATGCTGTCCTTCGGACTTCTGGCCGTGGTGGCGGGCCATGCCATGGGCCGCTGGAGCAAGGCGGTGGTATATTCGCTGGCCGGCATGGTGGTGTTCCTCATCGCCTTTTCCCGTCTCTACCTCGGCGTTCACTGGCTGGGCGATGTGCTGGCCGGTGTGGCCCTCGCAGGCGTCATCACCACGGTGTTTGGCGTTGCCCTCGAAGCCTGGCCCGCCCGCCGCATCCGTCCCCTCGGCATGATCGGTGTTTCGCTCTTCGCCTGGCTCCTGGCGGCAGGCATGAACATCGAGATGAATGGCAACGCCCGTGAAGCCTCCTATGCGCCGCCCCTGGCAACACAAACCTATAACGTAACCGAGTGGACAACTGCGGCGTGGACGCATGTGCCCACCCGCCGTGTTGATCTCTCGGGCAAGTCTGGCGATCCCTTCGTCGCCCAGTGGGTTGGACCGCTGGATAGGCTGGAACAGAATCTGACAACGCAAGGCTTCGAGATCCTTCCGCCATGGACGTGGACTGCCGCGCTGGCCTACTCCGATCCCCATGCGCCGTTCGACGCCGTGCCCCCACGGCCCCTCTTGCATGAAGGCCTGCAGGCCAGATTGACGGCGGTGAAGAAAGATCCCGCACTGCCCGATGGTCGTCTTGTGCTGCGCGTCTTCAAGACCGGCAGCGCCGTAACCCTGCAGGGGCATGAAGAACCGGTCTTCGCACTGAGTCTTCTGGAGGAGGTCAATGCACCTCGCTTCAAGCTGTTCACGCTGCCACGCTCGGGGCCTGCGCCGGACGGGGCTACAGTCCGGCTTCTC